The proteins below come from a single Mustela nigripes isolate SB6536 chromosome 14, MUSNIG.SB6536, whole genome shotgun sequence genomic window:
- the FAM110D gene encoding protein FAM110D: protein MILASPSTPSRGRTPSAVERLEADKAKYVKTHQVIARRQEPALRGGPGPLTPHPCNELGPPASPRTPGPARRSSGRRLPRPDSLIFYRQKRDCKASVNKENAKGQGLVRRLFLGAPRDATSSSPSPTERPAAPGVWAAPQDAPEAAGKRALCPTCSLPLSEKERFFNYCGLERALVEVLGAERFSPQSWGADASSQPGTSPPLGSGDASDWTSSDSDTDRPDGAGGGGGGGCGGGGGSEAAGSARDGRPPVSVVERNARVIQWLYGCQRARGPPRESEV, encoded by the coding sequence ATGATCctggcctctccctccaccccgtCCAGGGGACGCACCCCCAGCGCGGTGGAGAGGCTGGAGGCCGACAAAGCCAAGTATGTCAAGACCCACCAAGTGATAGCACGACGCCAGGAGCCCGCTCTGCGTGGGGGTCCCGGACCGCTCACCCCGCACCCCTGCAATGAGCTGGGGCCCCCTGCATCGCCCAGGACGCCCGGGCCCGCCCGCCGGAGCAGCGGCAGGCGGCTGCCAAGGCCTGACTCCCTCATCTTCTACCGCCAGAAGCGGGACTGCAAGGCTTCGGTGAACAAAGAGAACGCCAAGGGCCAGGGGCTGGTGAGGCGCCTCTTCCTGGGCGCCCCCCGAGACGCCACCTCCAGCAGTCCGAGCCCAACAGAGCGACCAGCGGCTCCTGGGGTTTGGGCCGCGCCCCAAGATGCCCCGGAAGCGGCAGGAAAGCGGGCGCTGTGCCCCACATGCTCACTACCCCTGTCGGAGAAGGAGCGCTTCTTCAACTATTGCGGCCTGGAGCGCGCGTTGGTGGAGGTGCTGGGCGCTGAGCGCTTCTCTCCGCAGAGCTGGGGCGCCGACGCCAGCTCCCAGCCCGGAACGTCGCCGCCGCTAGGCTCTGGGGACGCCAGCGATTGGACGTCCAGCGACAGCGACACGGATCGCCCGGACGGAGctggcggcggcggtggcggtggttgcggcggcggcggcggctcggaGGCAGCGGGCTCGGCGCGGGACGGGCGCCCCCCGGTGTCGGTGGTGGAGCGCAACGCGCGCGTCATCCAGTGGTTGTACGGCTGCCAGCGCGCCCGCGGCCCGCCGCGCGAGTCCGAGGTGTGA